The sequence cataaaattaatcaattgactctctattacaaaaaatatatgttttcaaATGTTTGATATAAGTATATAACTAAGGCACGTTATCGAAGGCATACATATGTCAATTGATGGTGCCAGGTATATTtctaagttataagttataagttatatatttataaattataagttataagttatatattgaggcaaaatttaaagtgccctttctcttatgaataatttgaaaaatgcccacccttatcatgcaaaacactacatgccctaaataagtgaagaaccgaaaatgccctttgaatgtgatggatgtgcattgttttccgcaaaagttcttacacatctatgacaaaagttgttaaagtgtaagaaaaacatcaattcatcaatttaaACATTGAAATCGGTCAAATATGTGTTGGAACATGTGAAATACTGAcagagaaaataatatttatttatttttgaattaaaatcgaaggttttacaagtaaatcgtaggctaattaatcaatggaaaataaatactaaaaattaacacaatcgatattagcactcaaaacacacattggaaaaaaaaaacaagcgtCCGACCGGGAAAAACAAGTGTCCGACCGGACACAAGGTTTCACCGGGCGGATACATATATGTTCCGGTcggatagatgtttttttggttcctatgtgtgttttgagtgctaatatggattgtgttaattttttgtatttatattccatcgattaattagccttcaattaagggacataatttttttttttttgaattgatgataaacgacaaatatgatgtgaaatagctttgtcagtaaagtattcatgtcaaacactctaatttcattgaaaatcacgtgaaatgaaggaatctttgtttatatatgagtgaattctctcattctctcatcctctcatccgaacactcaaagtgaaaaaacactcaaactcattagaaattctaatattttccaagtggtgaagctattatttgtgaattctctcatccgaacgtttaaaggtatgtcattttacgtttgaaatgtaatttaagttggttattgtttattttcaatgttttgtttgatcctatatgcttatgtgaattattagcatattatagcatactatgatttaaagccacgtttgaaggaaatacatgtgaattagagcaaattctatcatgttttaaagtattaattagtaattattagttgcattttagttctatacatatatattgctacataaCTCATGTTATTATGCTCGAAAATTATGTATCCGCCCGGACAAGTGTCCttgaaaatgtgtccggccgtgtgtaattatatatcatgtaatacacggccggacacatttcctcggctacttccccgggcggatagatgtttttcgagtgtattaacatgttatatgttgtattttaacattgtattccatttacatcatatatttatttatttattattttttctgtagatgaatgaatatgggagatactttgtggttaattatggaggtgccttcaatggttatgagtacatcggcggctcttctaagaatttgcatattttcggagacacaATGGCCAGTACGGTGTACATGATAAATTACCTGATGAtggagaattcattgagcactaattacagcttgtattatttgacgaagagATTAAATGGCAGGGTATACAGTAAAAATATTCTTGCCGATGACAATGATTTACTTCAGTTGCTGGCGTCGCAGCCACATTTtcctgagatttatgttgtTGAAGACGATTACAGTGGAGGAGTGTATGTTCCTTCGttcgatctccctcaatcttccgggtatggaggtgaatccagtgcaacattcgaaggtggggacggattggaagcaatccaaagatatgcttatttagacCTATCAGCCGGAGATTCACCGGCGCAACAAAGTGTTGAACCGTCGGTCACTTGGGGTAATGATCAGTCAACGGGTTGGCCTTCATGGGATGAGCCAAATCCGTACCAGTACGATCGCCTAATAACTGATCGTTGTTGGGGTCCAGCTGATGATCAATATACGTACGAGCCTCAGTTCGTGGAGGATGCTGGTAATGTAGATGAAGATTATGTTCCATCGTCTGAAGCCGAGACTGATACAAGCGCCTCTGAAGACTTGTCGGAGACAGAGAACGTGAGAAGGGCGGGGATTGAATATGCAGGTTGGCAGAATTTGCAGATCGACGAGGATGATGACGAACAGGTTCCTGGAGCAGAtgaactaactaattggttagtacCGGTTATCCCGTTGGACGCCGCAGCGGCACTTGTGGATATTGAAGATTATCAGCTATTGCCTCGGGAGTTGTCaaagaatatgtatttcaatagcaaagatgatctgatcgttgcaatcggtctgtggaacatgaagcaggGCAAGGAATTTTCTGTCAGCAAATCAGACAGCAGACGAGTCTACTTCAAATGCAAGCATTCAGATACGTGCCCCTTCAAGCTCCATGCATCGTCACAAGATGGAGTCATTTGGGGAGTGTATAAGTTCACCAATGAGCACTCATGCGACGGTGAGCTAGGGCGCGTAGCGCGAATAAAGGCCCCCGCAAAAGTCGTCGCAACATATTTAGCACAGAAGATACACGACGATTGCGAGATCTTGAAGCCGAAGGCCATCCAGCTGGAGCTGCGACGTGAGTTTGGCGTACAGATCAAGTACGATGTTGCATTGCGAGCCCGTAATCGAGCCACTGAGATGGTTTATGGTCGACATGATCAGTCCTTCGAGATGCTGCCCAAGTACTTATACATGTTGAGACAATCCAATCCCGGTTCGAGGGTGGAGTGGGAAGTTGACGATGATggccgattcaaacacttatttgttgctcttgcagcttcggctacccctttcatgttcagtttacggccagtgattgtcgtcgatggcacacacttgaaaggcaagaataggggtattttgtttgttgcagtGACGAAGGACGGCAACGAGAGTTTGTTCCCACTCGCGTATGGTGTTGGCCCGAAAGAAAACGATGAATCGTGGAGTTATTTCATGTCACGCATTCGACGTGTTTATGGCCAAGCCGATCCACTTTTGATTGTCTCTGATCAGCATATCTCCATTGCCAATGCTATCAGGAATGAGTTACCAAATGCAACCCACGGCCTATGCTACTACCATTTGCAAAATAACCTGAAGCATTACGGTAAGGCAGTGGTCGAGGTGTATCGACAAGCTGCATTTGCGTACGAGAAGTCCGACTTCAATAGGgctatgaacgccctgaagGTTATGAAGAGAGCCGCGTACGATAAACTAATGGGGATTGGGCCGGAGAAGTGGGCTCGTTCGATGTGTCCTATGCCTGTGCGACGCTACAGTTTTATGACATCAAATGCTGCTGAAGCTTTTAATTCCAGATTGTTGTGGGCAAGAAGACTTCCTATATGCTCGATGTTAGAGGCAATCAGAATTGTTATTGAGAAATGGTTCAGCGAGCGACTAAGGGCTGCACAACAAATCGAGCAAGGCTTGACTGTTGAGGCTGGTAAAAGGGTAGCTATTGAAGTCCAAAAAAGTCGTCGATACACTGCACAAAGGTTGAGTGGCATGAAGTATAAGGTGCAAACTGCTGACAGAAGCTTCAAGGTGGATCtagagaagaaaaaatgcgaATGTCGAGTATTTCAGCTAGACCAACTGCCCTGTTCTCATTCAATCGCTGCAATAAGGTACGATCATGAAATGATTACTGTCGGGTTCATTGAAATGTAAATATGTTCTAATGTTCGTTATATTGATTACTATcggagtttgtttgtttttatagtGAAGCCGGTGATACGATCGCGGAGTATGTAGACTCGTACTACACGAATGACTTTCTTATCGATACTTACTCTCGCGAAGTTAATAATCTCCCGCCGAGACGCCAGTGGTTGGTTCCCGAGCACATCGCTGAGCAGGTTGTATTACCTCTGATTGTAAAAGGTCAAGCGGGGCGCCCAAAAGAAGGTAGACATCGAGGTGGTGGTGAAGGCACCAGCACACAAGCCGATGAGTCTTCTAGTATCAGGCGTCGTAAACCAAAGAAGTGCAGCATCTGCCATGAAGAAGGACACAGCAAGAGAACGTGCGCTGGCAGGGCGACTGAGCCCAGGGAGTAGTGGGATGTATTTGTGTGCTGTAacagttaatgatattgattgaattatcttattattcgataAGCTGGAATGATTTACAGGAAATAATGCTCGTTGAATAACCAAATAGAAGCACACATTAATGTAACAATATACAAAACTATGCAAAACCAAGTCTAgtgatacgatgtgtcctagtTTCACACAACGAAAATATAGATCTAGCAATCTTGGCCCTGTATGCCGCCACGTTGTGGTTACCCCACTCAATGGATGGAGAGCCAGATATCAGTCGTTCTGCATACATGCAGACGAAAGGCCCGCAGCTGACAGAGTCCTGCTGGTGAAACTGAACCTCCGCTGGAGCAAACACCGCCGTCATAAGTGGGTACTTCTCCTTTGCCACTGTCGAATCAATGGATGTGTCGTCTAGCCACCTCGCCAACTGAAGGACAATTGGCAACAATCTCAGTAAAGGCAGTAGTTCACCAACTCGACCATCCTGCTGTCGAGGTGATAGCTTGTGGAATACTGGGTCATAGACCTCGCAAACCAATTCTCCTAACCGGATCCGACATAGGACAAAATGGTGGCCAATTATGACTGGCATGAGAACCTATGACAAACCACAATgaattgataagaaacaacatatAAAGCACAAATGACTAAtgacaaataattatttaactGATTACCTGTGTGGCATCCATCCATCCTATATGACCAGGAGGAAGTTCATGGCCCTTAACGGCTTTTCCACGTATTTGGCAGAGCCAGTCTATCCGGGGCTGCCAACCATCAGCTACTGCTCCATGCGTCAATATATGATACTCCTCTGGAGTAAACTCACTTCTTGCCCACTTCTCCAATAGAGCGTCCCACTCGCCCTGGAGGTATATCTACAGATCAATAgaagtaattaataatttatattcgcaccaatgaaaacatacaaataatgaaagtttactTACAAACCAATCCGTGTCTAATATGATTGTGTTATTCATATCTACGTCATCCAGTAAATCTGCTGAAGCTCGAAGTCTATTTCTCAAGCTTAAGAAATACAAGTCAATATCCTgcaacaaagttaaaatcaatAAGTTAGTAGAAAGTAATTTAACAATGTTaaaatcaatagattatttacCCCAGTTGTGAATTCCTGGCTGACATTATCCACCCGCGCGAAGTCGTCGTACTCCCGCAAACCACCACTTGCCTTGACATAAATCTCACGACCCCTACCCTCTCGGCACCTAGCCATCCACTTCTCATAATGGTCACTGCAGACTTGTGTCACTGGACGTGGcatttggctattaacccaaggCGATCGCTGATAGTTAGACGGACGCCTCACCCTCTGACTGCGATGCGGGGGCTCTGCTGGCGGCTGCTCTGCCGGCGGCTGCTCTGCTGGCGGCTGCTCTGCCGGCGGCTGCTCTAGGTGCTGCAGCAGCAGTACCTGTGGCTGCTCTGCCTGTGGCTCAGGCTCCTCCGTCTGAGCCTGTCCTGCCGAACTGGACTGTCCCCACTCAtgtggtgcaatagaagtgagcGGTTCAACAAAGAATATCGGGGTCTCTGTTCTATACTGCGGCTTCAGGAATGGGGAAGACCAATGAGGGTAGACCTGGGTCGACCAGTCAAAAGTTTGCTCCGCCGGTGTGTAGTCGCCCTGAACAGACTGATTCATGGCCCGCCACTGCTCGTCGTAATCCTGGGTCTCTGGATGGCGTGGTTCCTCACCGCGGGGGTCGTCGTCGCAGGAACGtgaatgacgagccggctcTGAAGCGTCGGGCCCTGAAGCACTGGGTGGAGGAGACCGTCGCTGTGGAGGAGACCGTGGCTGTGGAGGATCAGGGGACCGTCGCTGGTCATCATCATCAGGGGAGTCGGGCACTCGGAAATGTTTGCTCTTCTTGCACCTATCCTTTTTACCCTTGCTCTTCAGTTTCTCCACGAATTTGCCGAAGGCCTTCTTAATCTCCTGACGGATCGTCTTCTTCACCCACTTACGATCCACCTCACCCTCGCTGGGACTGGATACAGTCCGAGATCCGCTCGACGATGAAGAAGTATGCGGCGCTGGGCGCTTGCCCGGATCTactgaatgacgagccggctcgtggggtcgagcatccctcacagggcgcgagcccggatctactgaatgacgagccggctcgtgctgtcgagcatccctcacagggccCCGGACACTGTGACTGCGAGTCGTACGAGGCTGTCTAGGTACATCCTCCTCGTCCCCGCGCTCCTCCACAACACGGGCTCCGGTGCCCTGTGGAAATTGGACACCCCGAGCTAATGGGTTGTCGGGGGGCCTGAAGCTCACCGAGAGTTCGCCCGGTGTCAGCGCTGATATGAAGTAGTGACTCGACAGATCGTCAGCATCGGGCTCCAGGGGCATGACACCATCCTAGAAAGCaacaaagataatatattagAACATAAGTAAAACCAGTAACGGTGTGGAGGATAATCTTAAATAACTGATTACCTGTCCCTCGAATAGATCGCGCAGACCGTGAAGCTTCGGCTTACCCCTGAAAGTCCATCTCAAACACCGAGGGTGCGCTGTCGGATCACCGCTAGATGCTGCGACCATGTGTCCGAAGCCCGGGACGCGCTCCAATGCCCAGAcatataaagcccacgaaggaccgtagaagtgatacttctCGCCCTTTCCTGTCTCTCTCGTATAATGGCATAACATCTTATACGAATACGCGCCccaggggaatctatcaaaAGCAGCCAGATCATCCACCAAAACCCAAAGCCACGGCTGTACCCGCGCATCCAACCCAAGAACAAGGGTGTGAGCCACACACACGAGGACAGCACGAAGGTACAGGCTCCCATCCTCATCATCCACTCGACGATCCAAATCGCACACGCGTTTGATGAGCGACTGTATGGTCATGCTTCGCGTACCGCAGAATCGTTGGTATGCCTCCACGCGACTGCAGTCGTGCTGTAATGTCGCATCGAACCTCGATCCCCCGAAATTGAGCCCAGTCACTAATGCGTAGTCCGCAGGGGAAAATCTGACTCGTGCTCCGCACAGAAAGAAGCAGATCTCATTTTCTTCTGACACAATCTGCCTCGATACAATCTGGTGTAATGCTTTATTGCTCTTCGCGCCGGGCCTCCAATCAGTGAAATGCCCAAAACATGATGCTCTAAATCTTCCCAATAAATCTGAATTGCACTGTTCGCCGAccacatttaaagtttcaaccagGTCCGGAAAATGTGAATCCCTATAGTAGGTGCTGATAGCAACCTCCGTCTGGTCTATAGTGTCGCGACGAAGATATGGGACATTcgcctattcatttacaaaatgaataccatattaaattcagtaaaaaaattaaaaaataatacaaataggcataattaaataactacAAGAAATCAATACCaaccaatttaattaaactgcaatttaatactaaattcagtaaaattcagtaatattaaactgcaattaaattccgcaaaatattaaaattcaataattcagtaaaatactaaaattcgagaaaaatagtcaaattcagtaaaatattaacaTAGTAATTCAGtaaattcagtaatattaaactgcaattaaattcagtaaaattcagcaatttaatattaaattcagtaaaattcgagtaattcagcaatttaatattaaattcagtaaaaattcagtaaaatattaaactgcaattaataccaagcaatttaattaaattcagtaaaatattaaaaaactgcaatttaattaataccaagAAATAACAGTttcattagttaataattcaacaattataattaaattaaattcagtaaaatagtaataattaacatAAACATACAGATAGACGGAAAAAAGTATTTTATACCTATATAACAACTATCCGGCCGGCGAAGTGTCCGGTAAAATGAATCcggccgggtacatttcagattGAAACTGTCCCGGCCGGACTCATTATTCCGGGCATAGTGCCGGCCGGGTAGTTGTTCTATcggcataaaatactttaatttattaaatcgCACAAACCCCACATACACAATGCAATTATAATTACTTAAACAAATATTTCAGATTGAAACAAATTCAGTAATACCCAACAAAACtcgcaataataattacttaaccaaatataattaaattaaattcagtaaattactaactgattaatataaacatacagataattaaaatggaatattttatgctaaaaaacgatcggtccggccggtgaagttccCGGAAAACTCAATCCGGTCgtatatttcatttaaataatgaaTTCGGCCGGACCGATTTATCAggccacttcaccggccggaccgatcggtttttagcataaattattctattctattcaatttcatgaaaattaaaaataaaaacctgtgaagaagatgccaTTGATGAGTACGACGTGCTTCAATATTTTGAACTCTCTCGGTGggtaaaaaaaagtgaagaagccgatATGTGTGGTGAGTAAAAAACCCTAGTGAAGGAAGGTAAATATAGTGGTGTTAAAAGCTTCGAAAAAAATGTGATTGAAGCCGATTGTATcggctttatgtctatcaaaagagAATCAAATTTTTTAGAAAGATATTTTTGACCTTTATGTATCGGTTGTTGCAAAATTCACTTggtaacatgcatgatttttttgggtaacaCGCATGCATTTAATTGGGACGGATTTtgagtgtgtatatatatatatatatatattttaaatttaaagatatggattaattaacacgatatatatagtgttatatactatatatcaacattcaagaataacacaatatatacaaataatttcaaagaatatatgtattgaaattaagatattaaagggaaaaaaaataaaaaatttaagatagatacgcatggatatatattattagcttcttgattttttttttttttatgaaattgaataaactataatattttatgcctaaataaTATCTATCCGGCCGGTAATTTTCAAGGAAAAATGTATCCGGCCGGGTCATTGTTTTTCGGAAATGTACCCGGTCGGATACATTTATCTGGCCATTTCACCGGCCGGATCGATGGTATATCAACATAAAAGTGTTTTTTCTATCTATTGctatctttatattaatttttactattttgctgaatttaatttaatatattgtttaagtgttaattagtgtCCGGTCGATAATATTTACACTTTAAATTATCCGGTCGATAATATATATACagtttaaaaaaatcatattacACACTCAGTGTGTAATCATTTCGGTCAACATCACAAATTATTGTACAAAAATGCATTGGAACttaaaaatgtgtaagattgtgTAAGAAGACCGAAATGATTACTTAAGATGTTGACCCACTCAagggttaattagtaatttagggcatggatagcttgtatgataagggtgggcatttttcaaaatatgaataaggaatggggcacttttgcctattaacacttatatatttataagttataagttataatatattacatgagaattgaattgaaataaaataaaggaaaaataattaacacattgagaaccaaaaattcaaataaattcataaaaatagatatctttattgaatttattctacgTACCAAAAGaatattacaaggatacaaattacataatctttaaaattgaataggtaaactaactaatattaactaattgatccctagaccttataagttataagttacatatttataagttatatatttagaagttataagttattacatgaatataagttatatatttataagttaggttgagtgatcccatattgaaaaatgtaggattctttaTAATGCGTAGTACATtatagatagtgaagctacattatcccacattgaaaaatgtaggattctctaccatgtgtagtacactataaatagtgaagctacattatcccacattgaaaaatgtaggattttctaccatgtgtagtacactataaatagtgaaactacatttagttaaaattattaggatttgaatataaaattaaaaaaataaaaaattggccgggcccggcggttcagggccgaaccggcgggccggaccggcggttcagggttggCAACCCTATGAACCTTAACCGGCCCGGATAACtggcggttcggccctgaaccggcccgttggtcaacggtccgggccggaaccgttgaccggcgggccggttcagggtcgaaccgccggttccggtcgGCCCTTGGCAACACTAGTTTGAACAGGTTCAGCATTTTTTTTTGGCCTTAAGCCTTCTCGAACTATTCAAGAGTATCCATTTGCAAACATGTCATTTACATGTATCAAGATTATTATttgtaatatatcatttatttttatgcaaagtatattatttaatttttatggaAAACATCATTTGATTTATACAAAGTACCATTTATATACATTAaaagaattatttttaattattaaaaatatcatttataatGTATCATTTGAAAAGTGCaatttgtatttaataataaaaatgtcatttgttagtaaaaatatcatttgctTTAGTCGGAAAAATAGACCAAAAGAAAAAATTGGCGAAGAAACAATATTGGATGGACCTGGTCGGGTCAACGGGTCTGGAACTAGGACTGAGCAGGATTGATCCATTTGCACGGTGCAGACAGATGTACTGGGAGACCACCTCAGAAATGTTGTATGTttcttttgttattattactccctccgtcccacgaatcttgacatgttttcctttttgggccgtcccacgaatcttgacatgtttcttttttgggtaataattattacattctctctcctactttattacctttattatattctctctcctattttatcacttttattaccttctctctcatactttatcaattttatactttattaattacacacttaaaacactaatctacaactccttaattcccgtgccgaacccaaacgtgtcaagactcgcgggacgaagggagtacattttagggtccattttttttttgctaaattTGTTATCTAGACCTAGTATATAGTAATTAAAGACCAAATAAAGTATTCGAACAAAACTTATATGTATGTTACTCTGGCAGATATGGAAAGACCGAAACGCTGTGGTCTGGAAAGCCATTTATCCGACACCGACGTGGTCGGTGGCCTTGGCTACGAACTGCCGCGCTGAGTGGCGCCTTTCCCGGAGTTCCAGAACTTCGGACGGAGATTCTCCATCTTCAGCTAGTGTCTGCGTGGGTTGGCATCAGCTTCAAGCAGGCTCGATTCTTTGTGGAGTAGATGCGGCTTTCTTTAGAGAGGATGACGCCATGGGGTTGGGTTTGGTTATTCGAAACCATGCAGGTGACTTTATGATTGGGAAATCTATTAAAGTGGCTGGTGTTCGCAGCGTGGATGAGGGAGAGCTAATGGGCATCAAGGAGGCTCTCTCCTGGATAAAAAAACAGGGCTATGTGCACGGCATGCATTGTGGAGAGTGACAGCAAGCGAGCCATTGACGTTATAAGATCGAGGGTAAGAAACTTATCGGAGATTGGGGTCATTGCAAACTCTTGCTGAGAAGAACTCATAACGTTCCCTGGTTTTCTTACTCGCCATGTAAAACGTGACCGTAATGTTATTGCGCATCATTTCGCGAGAGCTGCGAGAGATATCGATTCacatcatgtttggaatgaacctccGATCTTTGTGGTGGGTCATCTCCATCTACCATGTTCTTGTGATTAATAATACTCTCttgtcttaaaaaaaaaaaaaaaaaaaaaaaaaaaaacttatggTAAAAGACACCAATTTGAAGACACCAATTTTTTTGCTATTTCATTAATTGACTTATAGCTAGTATGTAAAAGACACCAATTCTTTTGCATTTAAGTGGTATAATTTGATAATTGCAGAGAACTTGGTGAACTTAATACATCCAAGATATAAAGGTTTTTTCAttctaaaataattataaagggttaagtaccaattcCCCCCCCCCAACGTCGACCCTTTTATCGTCTTTAACACCCTAAGCTCCTAAGCTCAGGGTAGACGCTGTTTACTATCTCAACGTGTCAAAACTGAACCAAATCCCCCTCACTCTCTTCCCTCATGTGTTTTAACGGTGTTTAACATCGTTAGAAaaattattatcattttttaaattatggtGGGCCCATCCCTCCATCATTGATGTCCATCACCACCTCCACCCCATCCCTCCGCCGCCGCGCTCTCCTCCCACATaatgccgccgccgccctctccaGCATCAAGTCCACCCCTGCCCTCACCATCACCCTCACCCCCACCCCCAACAACCACCCCTCCACCTCCACCTTTTCCTTCCCCTTCCCCTCCAACCTCGTCACCTCCCGCACCACCAACTTCTTCCCCTCCGCCGCCCTCATTCTTCACCCCCCTGAATCCCCACCAACCCCAACAAAATCCGAATCCCCTCATCCGCCAGCATTTTTCGCCGCTCCACTGCCATCTTCTCCTGCTCAGCTGCCTCCGTCCCCGTCAACCCTGCCTCATGATGCTTCCGCGCAAACTCCTCCTACGCTAGAAGTCTATTCGTCTCCATTGCCTGCAATTCATCCACCCCAGCCAATGCCTGTTTCTCTAGAAACACCTCCGTCGCCCGCCCCGCTGGTTCGCCGCCGAGTCCTCCACATTCTCACCGTCTCACCACCTTCGACAATTGATTGGAGGATTTCTAGATAGGGATAGAGAAAGAGGGCTGGTGGTGGAGGGATGGGTCCACCAGTTT comes from Salvia miltiorrhiza cultivar Shanhuang (shh) chromosome 3, IMPLAD_Smil_shh, whole genome shotgun sequence and encodes:
- the LOC131017534 gene encoding uncharacterized protein LOC131017534 isoform X2, which encodes MPLEPDADDLSSHYFISALTPGELSVSFRPPDNPLARGVQFPQGTGARVVEERGDEEDVPRQPRTTRSHSVRGPVRDARQHEPARHSVDPGSRPVRDARPHEPARHSVDPGKRPAPHTSSSSSGSRTVSSPSEGEVDRKWVKKTIRQEIKKAFGKFVEKLKSKGKKDRCKKSKHFRVPDSPDDDDQRRSPDPPQPRSPPQRRSPPPSASGPDASEPARHSRSCDDDPRGEEPRHPETQDYDEQWRAMNQSVQGDYTPAEQTFDWSTQVYPHWSSPFLKPQYRTETPIFFVEPLTSIAPHEWGQSSSAGQAQTEEPEPQAEQPQVLLLQHLEQPPAEQPPAEQPPAEQPPAEPPHRSQRVRRPSNYQRSPWVNSQMPRPVTQVCSDHYEKWMARCREGRGREIYVKASGGLREYDDFARVDNVSQEFTTGDIDLYFLSLRNRLRASADLLDDVDMNNTIILDTDWFGEWDALLEKWARSEFTPEEYHILTHGAVADGWQPRIDWLCQIRGKAVKGHELPPGHIGWMDATQVLMPVIIGHHFVLCRIRLGELVCEVYDPVFHKLSPRQQDGRVGELLPLLRLLPIVLQLARWLDDTSIDSTVAKEKYPLMTAVFAPAEVQFHQQDSVSCGPFVCMYAERLISGSPSIEWGNHNVAAYRAKIARSIFSLCETRTHRITRLGFA
- the LOC131018363 gene encoding extensin-like, with the translated sequence MSITTSTPSLRRRALLPHNAAAALSSIKSTPALTITLTPTPNNHPSTSTFSFPFPSNLVTSRTTNFFPSAALILHPPESPPTPTKSESPHPPAFFAAPLPSSPAQLPPSPSTLPHDASAQTPPTLEVYSSPLPAIHPPQPMPVSLETPPSPAPLVRRRVLHILTVSPPSTIDWRISR
- the LOC131017534 gene encoding uncharacterized protein LOC131017534 isoform X1, which gives rise to MPLEPDADDLSSHYFISALTPGELSVSFRPPDNPLARGVQFPQGTGARVVEERGDEEDVPRQPRTTRSHSVRGPVRDARQHEPARHSVDPGSRPVRDARPHEPARHSVDPGKRPAPHTSSSSSGSRTVSSPSEGEVDRKWVKKTIRQEIKKAFGKFVEKLKSKGKKDRCKKSKHFRVPDSPDDDDQRRSPDPPQPRSPPQRRSPPPSASGPDASEPARHSRSCDDDPRGEEPRHPETQDYDEQWRAMNQSVQGDYTPAEQTFDWSTQVYPHWSSPFLKPQYRTETPIFFVEPLTSIAPHEWGQSSSAGQAQTEEPEPQAEQPQVLLLQHLEQPPAEQPPAEQPPAEQPPAEPPHRSQRVRRPSNYQRSPWVNSQMPRPVTQVCSDHYEKWMARCREGRGREIYVKASGGLREYDDFARVDNVSQEFTTGDIDLYFLSLRNRLRASADLLDDVDMNNTIILDTDWFIYLQGEWDALLEKWARSEFTPEEYHILTHGAVADGWQPRIDWLCQIRGKAVKGHELPPGHIGWMDATQVLMPVIIGHHFVLCRIRLGELVCEVYDPVFHKLSPRQQDGRVGELLPLLRLLPIVLQLARWLDDTSIDSTVAKEKYPLMTAVFAPAEVQFHQQDSVSCGPFVCMYAERLISGSPSIEWGNHNVAAYRAKIARSIFSLCETRTHRITRLGFA
- the LOC131017508 gene encoding uncharacterized protein LOC131017508, coding for MNEYGRYFVVNYGGAFNGYEYIGGSSKNLHIFGDTMASTVYMINYLMMENSLSTNYSLYYLTKRLNGRVYSKNILADDNDLLQLLASQPHFPEIYVVEDDYSGGVYVPSFDLPQSSGYGGESSATFEGGDGLEAIQRYAYLDLSAGDSPAQQSVEPSVTWGNDQSTGWPSWDEPNPYQYDRLITDRCWGPADDQYTYEPQFVEDAGNVDEDYVPSSEAETDTSASEDLSETENVRRAGIEYAGWQNLQIDEDDDEQVPGADELTNWLVPVIPLDAAAALVDIEDYQLLPRELSKNMYFNSKDDLIVAIGLWNMKQGKEFSVSKSDSRRVYFKCKHSDTCPFKLHASSQDGVIWGVYKFTNEHSCDGELGRVARIKAPAKVVATYLAQKIHDDCEILKPKAIQLELRREFGVQIKYDVALRARNRATEMVYGRHDQSFEMLPKYLYMLRQSNPGSRVEWEVDDDGRFKHLFVALAASATPFMFSLRPVIVVDGTHLKGKNRGILFVAVTKDGNESLFPLAYGVGPKENDESWSYFMSRIRRVYGQADPLLIVSDQHISIANAIRNELPNATHGLCYYHLQNNLKHYGKAVVEVYRQAAFAYEKSDFNRAMNALKVMKRAAYDKLMGIGPEKWARSMCPMPVRRYSFMTSNAAEAFNSRLLWARRLPICSMLEAIRIVIEKWFSERLRAAQQIEQGLTVEAGKRVAIEVQKSRRYTAQRLSGMKYKVQTADRSFKVDLEKKKCECRVFQLDQLPCSHSIAAISEAGDTIAEYVDSYYTNDFLIDTYSREVNNLPPRRQWLVPEHIAEQVVLPLIVKGQAGRPKEGRHRGGGEGTSTQADESSSIRRRKPKKCSICHEEGHSKRTCAGRATEPRE